The DNA region AACCCATCCGCTTCTGGAAGTCGATTGCGCTCAGCGTCCAGTTCTCGTGCCGGCACTCGACGGCCTTCGGCGGCCCCGTCGTCCCTGAGGTGTACATGTGCAGGCCGACCGAGGTTTCGTCGCCCTCGTGGGGGGTGACGTCCCTCGATTGGTCGGCTGCGAGCGCCGGCAGCGACTCGTACTCGTCGACGCCCTCAGTCGTCAGAATCCGCTCGACCGCCGTCCCCTCGGCGGCTTCCTCGGCGACTTCGAGGAGGTCGGGCGTCGTGACGAGCAGTTCCGGCCGCGAGAGTTCCAGCGAGTGGCGCAGTTCGTCGGGTTTGTACTCGGGGTTCGACGGCGCGGTGACGCTGTCGACGTACGCGTTCGCGAACATGAGAAAGAGGAACTCCGGACAGTTCGGCAGGAACAGGCCGACGGCGTCGCCCGCGTCGACGTCGAGCGACGACAGCGCGTTCGCGTACCGCTTCGACTCGTTGGCCACCTCCCGGTAGCTGTATCGAGCGTCCGGGAACGTCAGAAACGGCTTCTCCGGTGTTTTCTCGACTCGCGTTTCGAGCAGTGCTTCGATGCGCATTCTCGGACGAGGGTACGGACATCCACCACATGTAGATTGTTGTTCGTGAACAATTGACTCAGTTCGGGAGTACGCCCTTCGTCAACATTTATCACTATTCGGCGTCCGGGAGGCGTATGGTGCGCGAACACCGGTACGAGGCCGCCCGATTCGTCTGGGGTGAGGGTGCTATCGGGCGATTGGAGGGCTTGCTGTCGGAGGCGAGCGTCGAGCGGGCGATGGTGGTCTGCGGCGAGCACGTCGGCGCGAACGAGGTGTTGATGGACGCGGTCGGCGACGCCCTCGGCGAGCGGCGCGTCCACGCCTACACCGGGGCGCGCGGCGACACGCCGCTCCGGACGGTCGAGGCGGGCGTCGAGGCGTTCGAAGAACACGACGTCGACGGACTCGTGAGCGTCGGCGGCGGCAGCGCCAGCGACACCGCAAAGGCCATCTCGGTGTTCGCGGCCGAAAATGGACGAAATCTCCACGGGATGAAGACACGGACGACCGAGGATGGAGAGTCACACATTCCGGACCTCCCCGCGCCGAAGACGCCGGTGTTCGCGGTATCGACGACGCTATCGGCTGCTGAGGTCTCGAACATCTTCGGCGTCACCGACGAGGAGGCGGGCGACAAGGCGGTGGTTCTCGACGAGAAGATTCGCCCGCAGGCGTGTATCTACGACTCGGCGGCGACGGCGACAACGCCGCCCGCGACGATAGCCAGCACGGGCATGAACGCGCTCGACCACGCGGTGGAGATTCTCTACTCCGACGGCCACGCCGAGAACCCGTTCTACCAGGCGACCGCCGAGAAAGCCATCGATCTGCTCGTCTCGAACCTCCCGGCGGCCGTCAACGACGGCAACCCCGACGCGCTCGCGGCCGCCCAACTCGGCGCGGGTCTCAGCGGCCTCGGCATCGTCGGCGGCATCAGCATCAACCACGGTATCAACCACCCGCTCTGCGCGCGCCACCCCGTCTCCCACGGCGACGGCAACAGCATCCTCCTGCCGCACGGCATCCGCTTCACCTACGACGCGGTTCCCGAGCGGATGGCCCGTCTCGCCACCGCGTTAGGCGTCGAGGTGAAGGGTGACGAAGCGGCGGACGAAGCGACGCTGGAGGCGATGTGCGAGGTGATTCGGGAGCTACAGGAGGAGATAGGCGT from Haloprofundus halobius includes:
- a CDS encoding iron-containing alcohol dehydrogenase family protein encodes the protein MVREHRYEAARFVWGEGAIGRLEGLLSEASVERAMVVCGEHVGANEVLMDAVGDALGERRVHAYTGARGDTPLRTVEAGVEAFEEHDVDGLVSVGGGSASDTAKAISVFAAENGRNLHGMKTRTTEDGESHIPDLPAPKTPVFAVSTTLSAAEVSNIFGVTDEEAGDKAVVLDEKIRPQACIYDSAATATTPPATIASTGMNALDHAVEILYSDGHAENPFYQATAEKAIDLLVSNLPAAVNDGNPDALAAAQLGAGLSGLGIVGGISINHGINHPLCARHPVSHGDGNSILLPHGIRFTYDAVPERMARLATALGVEVKGDEAADEATLEAMCEVIRELQEEIGVPHRLRDVGVDRDDFEAMAKIAAHDSAMANNPKRVTESDIVSILEAAW